One genomic window of Polycladomyces zharkentensis includes the following:
- a CDS encoding sucrose-specific PTS transporter subunit IIBC: protein MTEVKTDKDYQQIAKEILACLGGKENIEGAAHCATRLRLALKDESKVNQKQLKSMDVVKGTFSTGGQFQIIIGSGTVNEVYKEFAVLAEIKEMSTIEVKNAGARKLNPLQRFVKMLSDIFVPIIPAIVAGGLLMGINNLLTSKGLFFAGKSLIEQYPGIADLAAMINTFANAAFVFLPILIGFSATKKFGGNPYLGAALGMLMVHPDLLNGWGYGEALAKGQIPAWHIFGFSIEKVGYQGTVLPILVSSYILAKIEQTLRRIIPSALDNLLTPLLSIFITGLLTFVLVGPITRSAGNLLTDGLVFLYDTAGFGGAIFGLLYAPFVITGMHHSFIAVETQLLANIPKTGGSFIFPIAAMSNVAQGAAALAVIFASRNVKMKSIASASGISALLGITEPAMFGINLKLRYPFIAAINGSALGSAYVAFNQVKSVALGAAGLPGIISIRTDCIIHYITGMAISMLATFALTLMLAKRFEQSQRDETVSDTGVA from the coding sequence ATGACGGAAGTAAAAACGGACAAAGATTATCAGCAAATCGCCAAAGAAATATTGGCTTGCCTTGGCGGAAAAGAGAATATCGAAGGGGCGGCCCATTGTGCCACCCGTTTGCGCCTCGCTTTAAAAGATGAAAGCAAGGTGAATCAGAAACAATTGAAAAGCATGGATGTGGTGAAAGGAACGTTTTCAACGGGAGGGCAATTCCAGATCATTATCGGGTCCGGCACGGTAAATGAAGTATATAAGGAATTTGCCGTACTGGCGGAAATAAAGGAAATGTCCACTATCGAGGTAAAGAATGCCGGAGCGCGCAAATTGAATCCGTTGCAACGGTTCGTCAAGATGCTTTCGGACATCTTCGTTCCCATTATTCCGGCCATCGTTGCCGGGGGATTGTTGATGGGCATCAATAATTTGCTGACCTCCAAAGGCTTGTTTTTTGCCGGTAAGTCATTGATTGAGCAATATCCCGGCATTGCGGATTTGGCAGCGATGATCAACACATTCGCAAACGCCGCCTTTGTCTTTTTGCCTATCCTGATCGGCTTTTCGGCCACGAAGAAATTTGGCGGCAACCCTTATTTAGGGGCGGCGCTTGGCATGTTGATGGTTCATCCCGATTTGTTGAATGGATGGGGATATGGAGAAGCGTTGGCAAAAGGGCAAATCCCGGCCTGGCACATTTTCGGTTTTTCGATAGAAAAGGTTGGGTATCAGGGAACGGTGTTGCCCATCTTGGTGTCTTCCTATATCTTGGCGAAAATCGAGCAAACGCTTAGAAGGATTATCCCTTCTGCATTGGATAATTTGTTGACCCCCTTATTGTCCATTTTTATCACCGGCCTGTTGACGTTTGTCCTGGTGGGACCCATTACGCGTTCAGCCGGGAATTTGTTGACGGACGGCCTTGTTTTCTTGTATGACACGGCCGGATTTGGCGGGGCCATTTTTGGGCTGTTGTATGCGCCGTTTGTGATTACCGGAATGCATCACAGCTTTATCGCGGTGGAAACGCAGTTATTGGCCAATATCCCGAAAACAGGTGGCTCTTTCATCTTTCCGATCGCCGCGATGTCCAATGTGGCTCAGGGGGCGGCCGCTTTGGCGGTCATCTTTGCCTCAAGGAACGTAAAGATGAAAAGCATCGCATCTGCTTCCGGAATTTCTGCCCTGTTGGGGATCACGGAACCGGCGATGTTTGGGATCAATCTCAAGCTCAGATATCCATTCATTGCTGCCATTAACGGGTCGGCGCTGGGCAGTGCCTATGTGGCCTTCAATCAAGTGAAGTCGGTTGCGCTTGGAGCCGCGGGGTTGCCGGGCATTATCTCCATCCGGACCGATTGCATTATCCATTACATCACCGGGATGGCAATCAGCATGCTTGCGACGTTTGCGCTCACGCTCATGTTGGCAAAGCGATTTGAACAATCGCAACGGGATGAAACGGTATCTGATACGGGAGTGGCATAA
- a CDS encoding LacI family DNA-binding transcriptional regulator, protein MKKNIDDIAALAGVAKSTVSRYLNGGYVSEATKRKIKKVIEETNYEPNAFAQSLKAKKTNFIGVIAPRLDSYATSKTLIGIDEELKRQNHNLFIANTGQNVEREWEYLYSFAKQKVAGIILIATEMTEKHEEIIKNIQLPVLIVGQQSESFHSLIHDDYQAGWVIGNYVKEKGHKRIAYLGVTERDIAVGVKRKKGFSQAVGRGKPVEVRYYETSFSMEEAIEKAKQILDEYHPTVIVCATDNIAFGAMKAISLKGLSIPGDVSVTGFGGYNISRVIHPSLTTIRFAYKQTGEMAAASIIKMINGGDVPRLQVSHFNFDEGDSVRTL, encoded by the coding sequence ATGAAGAAAAACATAGATGACATTGCGGCTTTGGCCGGTGTGGCCAAGAGTACGGTTTCCCGCTATTTGAATGGAGGTTATGTGAGTGAGGCGACAAAACGGAAAATCAAAAAAGTAATTGAGGAGACCAACTACGAACCCAACGCGTTTGCACAAAGCCTGAAAGCGAAAAAGACGAATTTCATCGGCGTAATTGCCCCGAGGCTTGATTCCTATGCCACATCCAAAACCCTGATCGGGATCGATGAGGAACTGAAACGACAAAATCACAATCTGTTTATCGCCAATACCGGACAGAATGTGGAGCGGGAATGGGAGTATCTCTATTCGTTTGCGAAACAAAAAGTGGCAGGCATCATTTTGATCGCGACGGAGATGACGGAAAAACATGAGGAGATCATCAAGAACATCCAGCTGCCGGTGTTGATTGTGGGACAGCAAAGCGAAAGTTTTCATAGCTTGATCCATGATGATTATCAAGCGGGATGGGTGATTGGCAACTACGTAAAGGAAAAAGGGCATAAGCGAATCGCTTATTTGGGCGTGACGGAAAGAGACATCGCCGTTGGCGTAAAACGGAAAAAGGGGTTCAGCCAAGCCGTTGGACGGGGGAAACCCGTCGAAGTCCGTTATTATGAGACCAGTTTCTCAATGGAGGAAGCGATCGAAAAAGCCAAACAAATCTTGGATGAGTATCATCCGACGGTTATCGTGTGCGCCACGGACAATATCGCCTTTGGTGCAATGAAAGCCATTTCGCTGAAGGGATTGTCGATTCCGGGAGATGTGTCGGTGACGGGTTTTGGTGGATACAATATATCCAGAGTAATTCATCCCAGCCTGACGACAATTCGCTTTGCATACAAGCAGACAGGCGAGATGGCGGCGGCCAGCATCATCAAAATGATTAACGGGGGAGATGTCCCCCGGTTGCAAGTTTCACATTTCAACTTTGATGAAGGGGATAGTGTGCGAACTTTGTAA